In Miscanthus floridulus cultivar M001 chromosome 5, ASM1932011v1, whole genome shotgun sequence, one genomic interval encodes:
- the LOC136451360 gene encoding uncharacterized protein, with protein METMAANGGQEAARYGGGKRELPNKQQQAAGGCGHYFQMPLHYPRYSREDYEAMPEWQLDRLLSEYGLPAAGTVHHKRTFAMGAFLWGGGGNNNH; from the coding sequence ATGGAGACGATGGCGGCGAACGGCGGCCAGGAGGCGGCGAGGTACGGCGGCGGGAAGAGGGAGCTGCCGAACAAGCAGCAGCAGGCGGCGGGCGGGTGCGGGCACTACTTCCAGATGCCGCTGCACTACCCGAGGTACAGCCGGGAGGACTACGAGGCCATGCCCGAGTGGCAgctcgaccgcctcctctccgaGTACGGCCTGCCCGCCGCCGGCACCGTCCACCACAAGCGCACCTTCGCCATGGGAGCCTTCCTCTGGGGCGGTGGCGGCAACAACAACCATTAG